ATATGCTTGATTTGATTATCGTCAATAGTAACCTGTGTAACTTGGTGCCGAGGTAGGAATGTAAATTGGCCTTCTTGTTCTTTTTGAAAAACATAACGTATAAAAGGATTAACTAATCCAGGTCCAGTTCCCCATGTTATATGAAATCTTGGTACGGAATTACCGTGTGTAGAAGCTGAAGTACCACCGCGTTCTGCCCATCCTAAAATAGGTATCAATTTAATTCCCATATTTTTGAGATAATTTTCTTTATCATAAGTTGCAAATTTTACATAGGCTTTAGCCCATTCATTCGCCCAATAATCTTCGCCATCAAGGCGATCGAATTGAGCAGTTCCAAACCAATCGTTTAATGCTAATTCAAATGAATCATGGACGCCTAACCGTTGTTGTATTTTTGAATTAACTAAAAATAATCCACCAAATGACCAATACGCTTGACCACCAATCGCTTGACGAGGTTCTTGATCTAATAATGTTACATGATAACCTTTTTTAAGTAATTCTGTTGATGCAACTAATCCACTCAATCCCGCACCGATAACAAATACATTTTTACGCATTGCGATCCCCCCTAAATAATTGAACTTGTAATTTGAAGATAAATTGATGATTTTGGTAACTATGTTATATTATTTACTAAACAAAACTTTGGGTGATTGTACCTTTACCGTTAGCGTATGTTATTTTACCGTATGAGCCATTTACAAAAGTGATTTGAGGTGGCAGGTGACCACAATCTATATCGTAAATTATCGGTAAACTTAAGTCTTCAGCTAGATCTTTATAAGCGTCTATTATATTGTAATCATCTTCTTGATAGCGCATGTTCGTTCTACCAAAAGCAATACCATTACAATTGTCGAACCAACCTGCCAGTTTCATTTGAACTAACATTCTTCTTAACGACGTAGGTTCTGCTTCACAATTTTCAAGGTACCAAATAATAGGTTCGTTATTTATATATTGTTTTCTAAAGTGGCTTAGGTCCCCGTATGGTGTGCCAATTAGGTGGTGAATAACATCGATACAGCCACCTAATAGCCTACCTTCCATAATGACAGGTTCGTTATTGACAGATTTCCATTCAGTCGGAGAATCAAAATTAAATATATAGTCTGTTGGTTTGTCAGGCCATTCACTTTGAAATTGTTGTGAGGAGTATTGAATAATCGAACCGTTTTTGGGTGTTTGTAAAACTTCATGCCACATTTGTGTTGTACTATCACTATATTGTCCACGTAAATCAACGATGTTTGTACCATGAGCGGTTGCTATGCCTGTTTTTAGAGTGATTGCTAGCAATAATATACTCACGTCTGAATAGCCTAACAGCCATTTAGGTTCTAATTGTGTGAAGTTAATTTTATCTATCATTTCTAAAGCGAGTTCGCCACCAAATGGCGGAATAACGGCATCGATTTTGTCATGAAGCATAAATTGATTAAATTCATTCGCTCGTGTATAAGCATCTGCTGATTTACCTTTATATTGAGTATATGTGGTAGCGCCAAACACCACTTGATGATAACCATTAAATCTTTCTCTAATTTCGTCAGTAAAGTGATGTAACGGTTTTGATAATCCAGAAGATGGTGCAGTGACACCTATGACAGCATTATTTTTTAGGATTGGATAGCGTATCATAAACTCACCTCACATAATTTAATTGTATTTATACTAACACATATACATTTATATAATGATTATGATTAGAGAAAAGTTTCGATAAATAATGGGAACGGGTAAGTGAATTAGCAAGTTAAAATTTAAAGGAGTTTTATTGTGAAAAAGGGCACTGACTTAAAGCAAATTTTGGTTGCTTTAGATGGACAAAAATACGGAGCTTATAAACGGGTGAAAGGCATGTACCAGTTTGAGGACTTTTGCTTAGCCATAGATCATGTGCAAGTTGATCCTTTCGCACCACCTAGTAAGGTGAGAATTTTAATAGACCGTCAGACTGCCGGCATTCCAAATGATTTATTAGATACGCAAGATAAAGTAACAGCCGTGGCGGATTTTTTAACAAGAAATGTTAAAGACAGTATTCAAAATGTTATTAAAGCAGACAATGGTAAGCCTGCCAAAATCTTTATTGATAGTTGCGGTCAAGAAATCTTAACACGCAGTGCGGTAGTAATTAATGAACAAGATATAGAGGTCCGTCTCGAAGTTGGTTTACCTGCAGCTGGTAGAAAAATATTAGGTAAGGCAGCTGCGCATGTAATAACAAATATGCTACCTAAAATTGTCGACAACAGTTTATTATACCCAAATATAGATAGCCAAGCGCTTAAGCAACAAGTGAGATTAATGTTAGACCAAGCCTACATTCGGCAAGTGTTAGAACGTCAAAATTTAGTTGCTTTCGTCGCAAATAATTCAATTTTGCCGCGAAAAAGTGGTGTGTCGGATAGAGCAATGAGTGGAGCGGTGGCTTTTAAAAGTCCTGAAAATATGGAAATTACTTTACAATTGCCTAGTGGTAAAACAGTGACAGGTATGGGTATGCCTGAAGGTATTACGCTTATTGTGGGTGGTGGCTTTCATGGTAAGTCCACCTTGTTACAAGCGTTAGAACGTGGTGTATACAATCATATAGCTGATGACGGTAGAGAACTAGTTATAACACGAAATGATGCAATGAAGATAAGAGCAGAAGATGGTAGAAATATTGAAAAAGTTAATATTAGACCATTTATTAATAATTTACCGGGAAATAAAGATACAAGTCGTTTCTCAACTGAAAATGCAAGCGGTAGTACGTCACAAGCAACTAATGTTATGGAGGCCTTAGAAGCTGACACTTCATTATTGCTAATTGACGAAGATACATCTGCCACGAATTTTATGATAAGAGATGGGCGCATGCAACAATTAATTGCGCCTGAAAAAGAACCTATAACATCATTTGCTAGTAAGGTAAAACCGTTATAT
The genomic region above belongs to Staphylococcus durrellii and contains:
- a CDS encoding S66 family peptidase gives rise to the protein MIRYPILKNNAVIGVTAPSSGLSKPLHHFTDEIRERFNGYHQVVFGATTYTQYKGKSADAYTRANEFNQFMLHDKIDAVIPPFGGELALEMIDKINFTQLEPKWLLGYSDVSILLLAITLKTGIATAHGTNIVDLRGQYSDSTTQMWHEVLQTPKNGSIIQYSSQQFQSEWPDKPTDYIFNFDSPTEWKSVNNEPVIMEGRLLGGCIDVIHHLIGTPYGDLSHFRKQYINNEPIIWYLENCEAEPTSLRRMLVQMKLAGWFDNCNGIAFGRTNMRYQEDDYNIIDAYKDLAEDLSLPIIYDIDCGHLPPQITFVNGSYGKITYANGKGTITQSFV
- a CDS encoding ABC-ATPase domain-containing protein, giving the protein MKKGTDLKQILVALDGQKYGAYKRVKGMYQFEDFCLAIDHVQVDPFAPPSKVRILIDRQTAGIPNDLLDTQDKVTAVADFLTRNVKDSIQNVIKADNGKPAKIFIDSCGQEILTRSAVVINEQDIEVRLEVGLPAAGRKILGKAAAHVITNMLPKIVDNSLLYPNIDSQALKQQVRLMLDQAYIRQVLERQNLVAFVANNSILPRKSGVSDRAMSGAVAFKSPENMEITLQLPSGKTVTGMGMPEGITLIVGGGFHGKSTLLQALERGVYNHIADDGRELVITRNDAMKIRAEDGRNIEKVNIRPFINNLPGNKDTSRFSTENASGSTSQATNVMEALEADTSLLLIDEDTSATNFMIRDGRMQQLIAPEKEPITSFASKVKPLYDDYHVSTILIVGGSGDYFEVADQVLMMDEYVLKDVTDEAKHIAQSTGYERENISQNHFGELPARIPLKSSFIKKGKDARFKVKGQFYILYGKESIDITGLEQLVDTSQTECLAMMIDYYQQHLLNERDTLNQAADKLYDFIGKEGLDAISPHSGHPGRLALPRKQEFCAALNRYRGLQVKG